A genomic segment from Anaerobaca lacustris encodes:
- a CDS encoding ImmA/IrrE family metallo-endopeptidase — protein sequence MDPSHAKKYKRSEIEGIVDALLGEGYPDGICVPIDIDVLAQQHPRVDDIVPAELEERFNVAAVLLYKPTCRRFDIFFDENTPRGRTSFSIAHEFAHVVLHGEVCTVCETLDAAIELRTRLQRRYTQMEIDADYFARSILMPRNRVLQDTAQLYEGLFKLYGCDPMLIQTKLCPHMARQYGVSNRAMEIRLELLGLRKAVAEALQHKFSTIDI from the coding sequence GTGGACCCGTCCCACGCGAAGAAGTATAAAAGGAGCGAGATAGAAGGTATTGTCGATGCTCTTCTTGGAGAGGGATACCCCGACGGCATCTGTGTCCCCATCGACATCGATGTTCTTGCACAACAGCACCCGCGCGTCGATGATATAGTTCCAGCGGAACTCGAAGAGCGCTTCAACGTCGCAGCAGTTCTGCTCTACAAGCCGACATGCCGCAGATTTGACATATTTTTCGATGAGAATACACCACGAGGTCGCACCAGCTTCTCAATTGCCCATGAGTTTGCGCATGTGGTTCTTCATGGTGAAGTATGTACCGTCTGTGAAACGCTGGATGCGGCAATTGAGCTTCGAACGCGATTGCAGAGAAGGTACACCCAGATGGAGATTGACGCGGACTATTTCGCCCGATCTATACTGATGCCGAGAAACAGAGTCTTGCAGGACACGGCCCAGCTTTACGAAGGCCTGTTCAAGTTGTATGGCTGTGACCCAATGCTCATTCAAACGAAATTGTGTCCACACATGGCCAGGCAATATGGGGTCAGCAACCGCGCTATGGAGATCCGTTTGGAGCTCTTGGGTCTCCGGAAGGCCGTCGCAGAAGCACTTCAGCACAAGTTCTCAACGATTGACATCTGA
- a CDS encoding helix-turn-helix domain-containing protein, whose translation MANVETAHTFGGLLKKIRLEEAKIGLRAFAELIDWHPSNLSNLERGRTRPPADPQTIRYICDALGLTEDDPRRTEFFDLAARNGVAGDVAEAIREQPGIPVLVRAVANRRLDDDRLRELAEHIKKYY comes from the coding sequence ATGGCGAATGTTGAGACAGCACATACGTTCGGAGGGTTGCTCAAGAAGATCAGACTTGAGGAGGCGAAGATTGGCCTGCGCGCGTTCGCCGAACTCATTGACTGGCACCCGTCGAATCTGAGCAACTTGGAGCGGGGACGCACGAGACCCCCGGCAGATCCACAGACGATTCGGTACATCTGTGATGCACTGGGCTTGACAGAGGATGATCCCAGGCGCACCGAGTTCTTTGACCTTGCCGCGCGAAATGGGGTCGCGGGTGATGTGGCGGAGGCGATCAGGGAACAACCCGGCATTCCAGTTCTCGTCCGAGCGGTTGCGAATCGACGACTGGATGATGACAGATTGCGAGAATTGGCGGAGCATATCAAGAAGTACTACTAA
- a CDS encoding glycoside hydrolase family 2 protein encodes MNGSPATTRLYHGKHVILFAALLVACFCLSAGAEWKPADGPLMTKWARDVSPDNVHAEYPRPQMVRESWLNLNGLWDYAIRSKDDGQPKEFDGRILVPFPVESALSGVMKPVGPDNRLWYRRNFDVPVAWGEGIRILLNFGAVDWDTTVWVNGMKVGNHRGGYNPFTFDITHALRPAGPQEIVVSVWDPTDAGTQPRGKQVRRPRGIWYTAVTGIWQTVWLEPVNRRAIEGLKLTPDLDDSKLIVEIGTKLTRSDNVTVEVSADGEVVAQARGLNRIEVPIPDPRLWSPDDPFLYDVKITLGHFNLPVVHDEVQSYFGMRKISLEKDEEGINRLFLNGEPLFQYGFLDQGWWPDGLYAAPTDEALRYDVEVTRQLGFNMARKHVKVEPARWYYWCDKLGLLVWQDMPSGDRYIGPNDPDFQRTKESADQFELEWSRVIEAFYNHPSIVMWVPFNEGWGQYDTARIAEWTKKLDPTRLVNSASGWTDRGVGDVHDIHSYPGPSAPPVEEARAIVLGEFGGLGLPVRGHTWQDERNWGYRSYETREALTDAYLVLIGNLRPLIAGGLAAAVYTQTTDVEIEVNGLLTYDRAMIKMDAAKVRAANEKLYLPPPIIRTVVPTSQDDGQVWRYTTAEPADGWQADEFDDTGWQIGKGGFGTENTPGAVVRTKWDSSDIWLRRSFDLGGSVPPELHLSIHHDEDAKVYINGTLVADVKGYTTGYIQIPLGEKARAALRPNLNRLAVYCHQTGGGQYIDVGLVSITERTP; translated from the coding sequence ATGAACGGCAGCCCAGCAACAACCCGACTGTACCATGGAAAACACGTCATCCTGTTCGCGGCACTGCTCGTCGCATGCTTCTGCCTTTCCGCCGGCGCCGAGTGGAAGCCGGCCGACGGCCCCCTCATGACGAAATGGGCCCGGGACGTGAGCCCCGACAACGTCCACGCCGAGTATCCCCGGCCCCAGATGGTCCGCGAGAGTTGGCTGAACCTCAACGGCCTCTGGGACTATGCGATTCGCTCAAAGGACGACGGGCAGCCGAAAGAGTTCGACGGCCGGATTCTCGTGCCGTTCCCGGTCGAGTCGGCCCTTTCCGGCGTGATGAAGCCCGTCGGGCCGGACAACCGGCTCTGGTACCGTCGGAATTTCGACGTGCCCGTGGCGTGGGGCGAGGGCATCCGCATCCTGCTGAACTTCGGCGCCGTGGACTGGGACACCACCGTCTGGGTCAACGGCATGAAGGTGGGCAACCACCGGGGTGGATACAACCCGTTTACGTTCGACATCACCCACGCCCTGAGGCCCGCCGGTCCGCAGGAGATTGTGGTTTCGGTGTGGGACCCGACCGACGCCGGCACCCAGCCACGTGGCAAGCAGGTCCGCAGGCCGCGCGGCATCTGGTACACCGCAGTGACCGGCATCTGGCAGACCGTCTGGCTCGAGCCCGTCAATCGGCGTGCGATCGAGGGTCTCAAGCTTACGCCGGACCTCGACGATTCGAAGCTCATCGTCGAGATCGGCACGAAGCTGACCCGCAGCGACAATGTGACGGTCGAGGTCTCCGCCGACGGTGAAGTGGTCGCCCAGGCCAGGGGCCTCAACCGCATCGAGGTGCCGATCCCCGACCCGCGCCTGTGGTCGCCCGACGATCCGTTCCTCTACGACGTCAAGATCACGCTCGGTCACTTCAATCTGCCGGTCGTCCACGACGAGGTGCAGTCTTACTTTGGCATGCGGAAGATCTCGCTGGAGAAGGACGAGGAGGGCATCAACCGGCTGTTCCTCAACGGAGAGCCGCTGTTCCAGTATGGGTTTCTCGACCAGGGCTGGTGGCCCGACGGGCTCTATGCCGCGCCGACCGACGAGGCGCTGCGGTATGACGTTGAGGTCACCCGGCAGCTCGGCTTCAACATGGCCCGCAAGCACGTCAAGGTCGAGCCGGCCCGTTGGTATTACTGGTGCGACAAGCTGGGCCTGCTCGTCTGGCAGGACATGCCCAGCGGCGACCGCTACATCGGCCCCAACGACCCAGACTTCCAGCGGACGAAGGAATCGGCCGACCAGTTCGAGCTGGAATGGAGCCGGGTCATCGAAGCGTTCTATAATCACCCGTCGATCGTGATGTGGGTGCCGTTCAACGAGGGGTGGGGCCAGTACGACACCGCCCGCATTGCCGAGTGGACGAAGAAGCTCGACCCGACCCGCCTGGTGAACAGCGCCAGCGGCTGGACCGACCGCGGCGTCGGCGACGTCCACGACATCCACAGTTATCCCGGTCCATCCGCGCCGCCGGTCGAAGAGGCGCGGGCGATCGTGCTGGGCGAGTTCGGCGGCCTGGGCCTGCCCGTGCGCGGCCACACCTGGCAGGACGAAAGGAACTGGGGCTATCGCAGCTACGAGACGCGTGAGGCGCTCACCGACGCGTATCTGGTCCTGATCGGCAACCTGCGACCGTTGATCGCGGGCGGGCTCGCCGCCGCCGTCTACACGCAGACGACCGACGTGGAGATCGAGGTCAACGGCCTGCTCACGTACGACCGGGCGATGATCAAGATGGATGCCGCCAAGGTGCGGGCGGCCAACGAGAAGCTCTACCTGCCGCCCCCCATCATCAGGACCGTCGTCCCCACCTCGCAGGACGACGGGCAGGTCTGGCGCTACACGACCGCCGAACCGGCCGACGGCTGGCAGGCCGATGAGTTTGACGACACCGGCTGGCAGATCGGCAAGGGCGGCTTCGGCACCGAGAACACGCCGGGCGCTGTGGTGCGGACGAAATGGGATTCGTCCGACATCTGGCTGCGCCGCAGCTTCGACCTGGGCGGCAGCGTTCCGCCCGAGTTGCATCTGTCGATCCATCACGATGAGGACGCCAAGGTCTACATCAACGGGACGCTCGTCGCCGACGTCAAGGGCTACACCACCGGATACATACAGATCCCGCTCGGCGAAAAGGCCCGAGCCGCATTGCGCCCGAACCTCAACCGCCTCGCCGTCTACTGCCACCAGACCGGCGGCGGCCAGTACATCGACGTCGGCCTCGTCAGCATCACCGAACGCACGCCGTAG
- a CDS encoding AraC family transcriptional regulator — protein sequence MHEHRRVLLMMETSRSYGRSILRGVAKYARAHGPWIFHRPAPFYWGNTGRRQFLERFLRLDLDGAIVREQSRREWTDRLLSGGLPVVVAPYSEPFAGIPNILTDDRAIGTLAADHLLRRGFRHFAYCGFGDAYFWSRRRGRSFCDRVKEAGFEPHCFDFDHSKPASERSWQSQQRTLVDWLKSLPQPVGLMACNDDQSQCVLEACKTAELHVPEQVAIIGLGNDDLVCDMATPRLSSIALSAQKAGYEAAAVLDRQMQGQSVAAPTIVVRPSHVVARQSTNVFAVEDRYVLAALRFIHRRAGKEALQVDDVLDAVSISRRSLYDRFARTLGRSPHEEIQRVRVDRFTRLLVTTDLSVSQIASALGCADAKNLARYFKRATGMTPLSYRNLHGRR from the coding sequence ATGCACGAACATCGCAGAGTCCTGCTGATGATGGAAACGTCCCGCTCCTATGGGCGGTCGATTCTCCGAGGGGTGGCCAAGTACGCCCGCGCGCACGGGCCCTGGATCTTCCACCGGCCGGCGCCGTTCTACTGGGGCAACACGGGCAGACGGCAGTTTCTGGAGCGGTTTCTCCGACTCGACCTCGACGGCGCGATCGTCCGGGAGCAAAGCCGGCGCGAGTGGACCGACCGGCTTCTGTCGGGCGGGCTGCCCGTCGTGGTGGCTCCCTACAGCGAGCCATTTGCGGGGATCCCAAACATCCTGACGGACGACCGGGCCATCGGGACCCTGGCGGCCGACCACCTGTTGCGTCGCGGCTTCAGGCACTTCGCCTACTGCGGGTTCGGCGACGCCTACTTCTGGTCGCGCCGGCGAGGCCGCAGCTTCTGCGACCGAGTCAAAGAGGCGGGTTTCGAGCCACACTGCTTCGACTTTGACCACTCGAAACCGGCCAGCGAGCGGTCCTGGCAGAGCCAGCAGCGCACCCTCGTGGACTGGCTCAAATCGCTGCCCCAGCCGGTGGGGCTGATGGCCTGCAACGACGACCAGAGCCAATGCGTCCTGGAGGCCTGCAAGACGGCCGAGCTTCACGTGCCCGAGCAGGTGGCGATCATCGGACTGGGCAACGACGACCTGGTATGCGACATGGCGACGCCGCGCCTGTCGAGCATCGCGCTCAGTGCCCAGAAGGCCGGCTACGAGGCCGCCGCCGTGCTGGACAGGCAGATGCAGGGCCAAAGCGTGGCCGCCCCGACGATTGTCGTCCGGCCGAGCCACGTCGTGGCGAGGCAGTCCACGAACGTCTTCGCCGTGGAGGACCGGTACGTCCTGGCAGCGCTGCGTTTCATCCATCGGCGAGCCGGCAAGGAGGCCCTCCAGGTGGACGACGTGCTCGACGCCGTTTCCATCTCTCGGCGCAGCCTTTACGACCGTTTCGCCCGGACCCTGGGCCGCTCGCCACACGAGGAGATCCAGCGCGTTCGCGTCGACCGCTTCACCCGGCTGCTGGTCACCACGGACCTGTCCGTATCGCAGATCGCCTCGGCCCTGGGCTGCGCCGACGCGAAGAACCTGGCGCGCTACTTCAAACGGGCCACCGGCATGACGCCGCTGAGCTACCGCAACCTGCACGGACGACGGTAG
- a CDS encoding LamG-like jellyroll fold domain-containing protein has translation MRRELMPVLTVAMVLGAFGLGAARAADPSLVGWWKLDDGAGTTALDSSGRSIDGTLFGEPEWLAKAVYGGGLLFDGADDYIFIDGHFQLAEYAMTVWFRVDAAGQRDILSAYAVGVLHGILLEVQAAGTLRYLHRYPLGTGGGVNVYTTASYADGAWYHAAIVKSADQITLYVNGEQVGSTADASVFDPTDSFGLAVGVLDNERALDRLFLGAMDDIRVYDRALPQAEIQKAMAGLGPDSEKASAPVPEDNATDVPRDVILSWTAGEFAATHDVYFAAVFDDVNAAGRANPMGVLASQGQSGLSYDLPDILDFETTYYWRVDEVNAPPSDAIFKGNVWSFTTEPFAYAVENVVATSNGTSEPDAGPENTVNSSGIDENDQHSTAATDMWLANPPDDEPLYIQYEFDRIYKLHEMHVWNYNVMFELILGFGLKDVTVEYSENGEDWITLGDVPFTKATARANYVANTVVDFGGVAARYVRLTVHSGHGMMGQYGLSEIRFLSIPAQARDPQPADGAADVAVGSALSWRAGRDAASHEVYLGADADALALVATVAGATVTPGNLEFGRTYYWTVDAINPDDANPVWGSPLWSFSTQQYAWIDGFEDYTDDIDAGEAIFDTWLDGWVNNTGSTVGYLQAPFAERTIVHGGQQSMPLLYDNAVSPFYSETERVFDSPQNWTGNGADTLVVHVRGNAPDFKETADGQIIISAIGSDIWGTADQFRFAYKNLSGNGSIVVRVDSLVRSDEWAKAGVMIRETLEAGSKHAFVAVTPEPSHGVSFQRRPVAGQDSANTDVADIEMPHWVKLTRTGNVFTAQQSADGVAWVDITVTPALEIVMASNVYVGLAVTSHSITATTAAEFSNLSTTGNVTGAWQTAEIGATQPTGNSAEPMYVRIEDSAGMAATVVSADEAITLRPSWQEWKIPYADLVGVNLSRVQKMAIGVGNKTSPAAGGTGTVYIDDIGFGRPAATGQ, from the coding sequence ATGCGTAGAGAACTCATGCCTGTATTGACCGTCGCCATGGTGCTGGGAGCGTTTGGCCTGGGCGCGGCGCGTGCGGCCGACCCGAGTCTCGTCGGCTGGTGGAAACTCGACGACGGCGCCGGAACGACGGCCCTCGATTCCAGCGGTCGCAGCATCGATGGAACGTTGTTCGGCGAGCCGGAATGGCTGGCCAAGGCCGTCTATGGAGGCGGCCTGCTCTTCGACGGAGCGGACGACTACATCTTCATCGACGGCCACTTCCAACTGGCCGAGTATGCGATGACGGTCTGGTTCCGAGTGGACGCCGCGGGCCAGCGGGACATCCTGTCGGCCTACGCCGTCGGCGTGCTGCATGGCATTCTGCTGGAGGTCCAGGCCGCCGGCACACTGCGGTATCTCCACCGGTATCCGCTCGGGACCGGTGGCGGCGTGAACGTCTACACCACCGCCTCGTATGCCGACGGCGCCTGGTATCATGCCGCGATCGTCAAGTCGGCCGACCAGATCACGTTGTATGTCAACGGTGAGCAGGTCGGCTCCACGGCCGACGCGAGCGTGTTCGATCCGACCGATTCGTTTGGGCTGGCCGTGGGGGTCCTGGACAACGAGAGAGCGTTGGATCGCCTCTTCCTCGGTGCGATGGACGACATTCGCGTCTACGATCGCGCGCTGCCGCAAGCCGAGATCCAGAAGGCCATGGCCGGTCTCGGGCCCGACAGCGAGAAGGCCTCGGCGCCCGTGCCCGAAGACAACGCGACGGACGTGCCGCGCGACGTCATCCTGAGCTGGACGGCCGGCGAATTCGCCGCGACGCACGATGTCTACTTCGCAGCGGTGTTCGACGACGTCAATGCCGCCGGTCGAGCCAATCCGATGGGCGTGCTGGCGAGCCAGGGCCAGAGCGGTCTGTCGTATGATCTGCCGGATATTCTCGATTTCGAGACGACCTACTACTGGCGCGTCGATGAAGTCAACGCCCCGCCGAGCGATGCGATCTTCAAAGGCAACGTCTGGAGCTTCACCACCGAGCCGTTCGCCTACGCCGTGGAGAATGTCGTCGCCACCAGCAACGGGACCAGCGAGCCGGACGCCGGACCCGAGAACACCGTCAACAGCTCGGGCATCGACGAGAACGACCAGCATTCGACCGCCGCGACCGACATGTGGCTGGCCAATCCACCCGATGATGAACCACTCTACATCCAGTATGAATTCGATCGCATCTACAAACTCCATGAGATGCACGTCTGGAACTACAACGTCATGTTCGAGTTGATCCTCGGTTTCGGCCTCAAGGACGTGACCGTTGAGTATTCTGAGAACGGTGAGGACTGGATCACCCTCGGCGACGTGCCGTTCACCAAGGCCACCGCCCGGGCGAACTACGTCGCCAACACCGTGGTCGATTTCGGCGGTGTGGCCGCCAGATACGTCCGGCTGACCGTCCACAGCGGGCACGGCATGATGGGCCAGTATGGCCTCAGCGAGATCCGCTTCCTGTCCATTCCCGCGCAGGCCCGCGACCCGCAGCCGGCCGACGGCGCGGCGGACGTGGCCGTCGGCAGCGCCCTGAGCTGGCGCGCCGGGCGCGACGCGGCCTCGCACGAAGTGTATCTTGGCGCAGACGCCGATGCGTTGGCCCTCGTTGCCACGGTCGCCGGCGCGACGGTCACTCCGGGCAACCTCGAATTCGGCCGCACCTACTACTGGACGGTCGATGCGATCAATCCGGACGATGCCAACCCCGTCTGGGGCAGCCCCCTTTGGAGCTTCTCGACGCAGCAATACGCCTGGATCGACGGGTTCGAAGACTACACCGACGACATCGACGCCGGGGAGGCGATCTTCGACACGTGGCTCGACGGCTGGGTCAACAACACCGGCTCGACGGTCGGTTATCTCCAGGCCCCGTTCGCCGAACGAACGATCGTTCACGGCGGCCAGCAGTCCATGCCCCTGCTGTACGACAATGCCGTCTCGCCGTTCTACTCCGAAACCGAGCGCGTCTTCGACTCGCCGCAGAACTGGACCGGCAACGGCGCCGACACGCTGGTGGTCCACGTCCGGGGCAACGCGCCCGACTTCAAGGAGACGGCCGATGGACAGATCATCATCAGCGCGATCGGCAGCGACATCTGGGGCACGGCCGATCAGTTCCGCTTCGCCTACAAGAACCTCAGCGGCAACGGGTCGATTGTGGTGCGCGTCGACAGCCTGGTTCGCAGCGACGAGTGGGCGAAGGCGGGCGTGATGATCCGCGAGACGCTCGAAGCCGGGTCGAAGCACGCCTTCGTGGCGGTGACGCCGGAGCCGAGTCACGGCGTGTCGTTCCAGCGTCGGCCGGTGGCCGGGCAGGACAGCGCCAATACGGACGTGGCCGACATCGAGATGCCGCACTGGGTGAAGCTGACCCGGACGGGCAACGTCTTCACGGCCCAGCAGTCGGCCGACGGCGTCGCCTGGGTGGACATCACCGTCACCCCGGCACTCGAGATCGTGATGGCCAGCAACGTCTACGTCGGCTTGGCGGTGACCAGCCATAGCATTACGGCTACGACGGCGGCCGAGTTCTCGAACCTCTCGACGACCGGCAACGTGACGGGCGCCTGGCAGACCGCCGAAATCGGCGCGACGCAGCCGACTGGCAACTCGGCCGAGCCGATGTACGTACGAATCGAGGACAGCGCGGGCATGGCCGCAACGGTTGTGAGTGCCGACGAGGCGATCACGCTGCGTCCGTCGTGGCAGGAGTGGAAAATCCCGTACGCCGACCTGGTCGGTGTGAACCTCAGTCGGGTGCAGAAGATGGCGATCGGCGTCGGCAACAAGACCAGTCCCGCCGCCGGTGGCACCGGTACGGTCTACATCGACGACATCGGCTTCGGCCGCCCTGCTGCCACCGGCCAGTAG